A portion of the Micromonospora vinacea genome contains these proteins:
- a CDS encoding winged helix-turn-helix domain-containing protein: MRDVLYLEQIEQAEVLLKPQRVEVLRQLAEPRTCTEVAARLDQTPQRVYYHVKQLVAAGLVELVNERKVRGITEGIYQAAARSYWLSPRLVGRIGLRRARDELSLGYLLDLMEEVQADIAGLDRAAPELPSIGVSGEIRVPAEQRQQFLHDLQTALQDLFTRYGGSEGDAFKLAVACYPKGNDNE, translated from the coding sequence ATGAGAGACGTCCTGTACCTGGAGCAGATCGAGCAGGCCGAAGTCCTGCTCAAGCCGCAGCGCGTCGAGGTGCTGCGGCAACTGGCCGAGCCGCGCACCTGCACCGAGGTGGCGGCCCGACTCGACCAGACGCCACAGCGCGTCTACTACCACGTCAAGCAGCTCGTCGCGGCTGGCCTCGTCGAGCTGGTCAACGAACGCAAGGTCCGCGGCATCACCGAAGGCATCTACCAGGCCGCCGCCCGGTCCTACTGGCTCTCCCCGCGGCTCGTCGGCCGAATCGGCCTGCGCCGGGCCCGCGACGAGCTGAGCCTCGGCTACCTGCTCGACCTGATGGAGGAGGTCCAGGCCGACATCGCCGGCCTGGACCGGGCGGCACCCGAGCTGCCCTCGATCGGGGTCTCCGGCGAGATCCGGGTGCCCGCCGAGCAGCGCCAGCAGTTCCTGCACGACCTGCAAACCGCACTTCAGGACCTGTTCACCCGCTACGGCGGCAGCGAAGGAGATGCCTTCAAGCTGGCCGTCGCCTGCTATCCGAAAGGGAACGACAATGAGTGA
- a CDS encoding SRPBCC family protein, whose amino-acid sequence MSEPMKVQARLSAPVGRVRQALTDPAELRVWLAEHAEVELPQRYEFWGRYTPEGDAPHQRLLHADDDTLRFSWLLDGVETTTELQLTAEGTDSTVLTLTQSHFDFAEAMSGSSIRGVLQTFWALSIANLAAHLEGKPLLPRTDFTSADLRGELVIAAPADKVWESLTNSEQATAWFGYPIGIEPWVGGRYAMGGFENGYAAKIVDLEPGRRLSVDWGPTGVTNWELAESGGRTTLTFVQSGFDQANPPYGAWSGSVAGLFELRRFHEVPNWQPIWLSEEIPGLEPAPSN is encoded by the coding sequence ATGAGTGAGCCGATGAAGGTCCAGGCCCGTCTCTCCGCGCCGGTCGGGCGCGTCCGCCAGGCCCTGACCGACCCGGCCGAGCTGCGTGTCTGGCTGGCCGAGCACGCCGAGGTCGAGCTGCCTCAGCGGTACGAGTTCTGGGGCCGCTACACGCCCGAGGGCGACGCGCCGCACCAGCGGCTGCTGCACGCCGACGACGACACGCTGCGCTTCAGCTGGCTGCTCGACGGGGTGGAGACCACCACCGAACTCCAGTTGACCGCCGAGGGCACCGACAGCACAGTGCTCACGCTGACCCAGAGCCACTTCGACTTCGCCGAGGCGATGAGCGGCTCCAGCATCCGGGGGGTGCTCCAGACGTTCTGGGCGCTGTCCATCGCCAACCTGGCCGCCCACCTGGAGGGCAAGCCGCTGCTGCCCCGCACCGACTTCACCTCCGCCGACCTGCGCGGCGAACTTGTCATCGCCGCCCCCGCCGACAAGGTGTGGGAGTCGCTGACCAACTCCGAGCAGGCCACCGCCTGGTTCGGCTACCCGATCGGCATCGAGCCCTGGGTCGGCGGCCGGTACGCCATGGGCGGCTTCGAGAACGGCTACGCCGCCAAGATCGTCGACCTGGAGCCCGGCCGGCGGTTGTCCGTCGACTGGGGACCGACCGGCGTGACGAACTGGGAGCTGGCCGAGTCCGGTGGCCGGACCACGCTGACCTTCGTGCAGAGCGGCTTCGACCAGGCCAACCCCCCGTACGGGGCCTGGAGTGGCTCGGTTGCCGGGCTGTTCGAGCTGCGCCGCTTCCACGAGGTGCCGAACTGGCAGCCGATCTGGCTCTCCGAGGAGATCCCCGGCCTGGAGCCCGCGCCGTCCAACTGA
- a CDS encoding zinc-ribbon domain-containing protein, with translation MFFIFGLRTKVDRSGVVQQVCRHCGNQAAQVITRRSTKFTLFFIPLVPIRTRYAQQCTFCGAEYEISKSDAERLPVG, from the coding sequence ATGTTCTTCATCTTTGGTCTGCGTACCAAGGTCGACCGGTCCGGTGTCGTGCAGCAGGTCTGCCGCCACTGCGGCAACCAGGCCGCGCAGGTGATCACCCGCCGCTCGACGAAATTCACACTCTTCTTCATTCCTCTCGTTCCGATCCGCACCCGGTACGCGCAGCAGTGCACGTTCTGCGGGGCCGAGTACGAGATCTCCAAGTCCGACGCCGAGCGCCTCCCGGTCGGCTGA
- a CDS encoding putative bifunctional diguanylate cyclase/phosphodiesterase yields the protein MSRQDGKQAVGTLSPAGAFVAAAVILLEAGWLVAALPGAALVSDVGAMLVAGWAMFACVGVARRHPAPLRRFWTLLAVTMALAAIGRAVWTVQRLVGGDLPHTPVVGVVFTAGILTGTAALLSSPSAPRTAVGRARTLLDGVIVALALVPIGWVLVFRGVAAAELADPARTLGLLFPMFDLMQLTILVAVSGPARPMWRPMTVLAASLTLRVVADVVYVSLVARADYAAGHPIDLCWPLSYLLIGLATRNPPPPDCDGTDDTAESPLPPWWRVALPYLPVGGAIIAVVLARRPTGQTPQLVFVTMMVLLAALAVRQGLAANENLRLVARLRRLAYGDQLTGLPNRLLFNRRLRLALRDGRPVAVLLLDLDGFKQVNDRFGHATGDTLLTGLAARMHTAVNGDGTIARLGGDEFAVLVDGDRPVSPERLAERLLDALRPSDDEEDVGVHPSASIGIAEYGPQHASHSDLLRDADIAMYAAKAAGKSAYRTCTPALRESAVSRAELIADLRRAVDEDQLHLEFQPIVDLTTGAVRSAEALVRWRHPRLGMLPPAKFLPLAEETGLILPIDRWVIHEACRAAATWRGRVPEATVAVNIAAAHLRRPDLIATVTAATSAAGLAPRALTLELTESALIEGTEAVLERLHQLRELGIRIAIDDFGTGYSSLSYLHRIPATELKIDRSFVARLGTDDRAYATVEMVTRLAGAFDLAVVAEGVETERQHEAVTAIGCPRGQGYLYGRPDAPAMVGQNRS from the coding sequence GTGTCCCGACAGGACGGCAAGCAGGCTGTGGGGACGCTCAGCCCCGCCGGTGCGTTCGTCGCGGCTGCGGTGATCCTGTTGGAGGCGGGTTGGCTGGTCGCGGCGTTGCCCGGTGCCGCGCTGGTCAGCGACGTGGGCGCGATGCTGGTCGCCGGTTGGGCGATGTTCGCGTGCGTCGGGGTGGCCCGTCGGCATCCCGCGCCGCTGCGCCGGTTCTGGACGCTGCTCGCCGTCACCATGGCCCTCGCCGCGATCGGCCGGGCGGTCTGGACGGTGCAGCGGCTCGTCGGCGGTGACCTGCCGCACACGCCGGTGGTCGGGGTGGTCTTCACCGCCGGCATCCTCACCGGCACGGCCGCGCTGCTCAGCTCGCCGTCCGCGCCACGGACCGCTGTCGGGCGGGCCCGTACGTTGCTGGACGGGGTGATTGTCGCCCTGGCCCTGGTGCCGATCGGGTGGGTGCTGGTCTTCCGTGGGGTCGCCGCCGCCGAGCTGGCCGACCCGGCGCGCACGCTGGGGCTGCTCTTCCCGATGTTCGACCTGATGCAGCTCACCATCCTGGTCGCGGTTTCCGGCCCAGCCCGGCCGATGTGGCGGCCGATGACCGTCCTCGCGGCGAGCCTCACCCTGCGGGTCGTCGCCGACGTCGTCTACGTGTCGCTTGTCGCCCGCGCCGACTACGCGGCCGGTCACCCGATCGACCTGTGCTGGCCGTTGAGTTACCTGCTGATCGGCCTGGCCACCCGGAACCCGCCACCACCGGACTGCGACGGCACCGACGACACCGCCGAGTCACCGCTGCCGCCCTGGTGGCGGGTGGCGTTGCCGTACCTGCCGGTGGGTGGGGCGATCATCGCGGTGGTGCTGGCCCGTCGGCCCACCGGGCAGACCCCGCAGCTGGTGTTCGTGACCATGATGGTGTTGCTGGCGGCCCTCGCCGTCCGGCAGGGGTTGGCCGCCAACGAGAACCTCCGGTTGGTGGCGCGGCTGCGCCGGCTCGCGTACGGCGACCAGCTCACCGGGCTGCCCAACCGGCTGTTGTTCAACCGGCGGTTGCGCCTGGCCCTGCGTGACGGGCGACCGGTGGCCGTGCTGCTGCTCGACCTGGACGGGTTCAAGCAGGTCAACGACCGGTTCGGGCATGCCACCGGTGACACCCTGCTGACCGGGCTCGCGGCCCGGATGCACACTGCCGTGAACGGCGACGGCACCATCGCCCGGCTCGGCGGTGACGAGTTCGCGGTGCTTGTCGACGGCGACCGGCCGGTGTCACCCGAACGCCTCGCCGAGCGGCTGTTGGACGCGTTGCGGCCCTCCGACGACGAGGAGGACGTCGGGGTGCACCCGTCGGCGAGCATCGGCATCGCCGAGTACGGCCCGCAGCACGCCTCCCACAGCGACCTGCTGCGCGACGCCGACATCGCCATGTACGCGGCCAAGGCCGCCGGGAAGTCCGCGTACCGGACGTGCACACCCGCGCTGCGCGAGTCGGCAGTCTCCCGCGCCGAGTTGATCGCCGACCTGCGCCGGGCGGTCGACGAGGACCAGCTGCACCTGGAGTTCCAACCCATCGTCGACCTGACCACCGGCGCGGTGCGCAGCGCCGAGGCGCTGGTGCGCTGGCGGCACCCCCGGCTGGGGATGTTGCCACCGGCGAAGTTCCTGCCGCTGGCCGAGGAGACCGGGCTGATCCTGCCGATCGACCGCTGGGTGATCCACGAGGCGTGCCGGGCCGCCGCGACCTGGCGGGGCCGGGTGCCGGAGGCGACAGTCGCTGTGAACATCGCTGCCGCGCACCTGCGTCGGCCGGACCTGATCGCCACTGTCACAGCTGCCACCAGCGCCGCCGGGTTGGCACCACGGGCGTTGACCCTGGAGTTGACCGAGTCCGCGCTGATCGAGGGCACCGAGGCGGTGCTGGAGCGGCTGCACCAGCTCCGGGAGCTGGGCATCCGGATCGCCATCGACGACTTCGGCACCGGCTACTCGTCGCTGAGCTACCTGCACCGCATCCCGGCCACCGAGCTGAAGATCGACAGGTCGTTCGTGGCCCGGCTGGGCACCGACGACCGGGCGTACGCCACTGTGGAGATGGTCACCCGCCTGGCCGGCGCGTTCGACCTGGCGGTGGTCGCCGAGGGGGTGGAGACCGAGCGTCAGCACGAGGCGGTCACCGCGATCGGCTGCCCGCGGGGCCAGGGCTATCTGTACGGGCGGCCGGACGCCCCCGCCATGGTGGGCCAGAATCGGAGTTGA